The sequence GGCAACAAGGAACGTGCCGGGCGGGATACGCTATTTAAGAATAAAACCGCCCGGCCGCCATATTCGTGGGCGGCTGGGCGTCAAAAAAATACAAGGATGTCGCTCAACCCTTGGCGGCGCGCAGCTCATCGATCTTGGCGCAGAGATTCTTCAGCACGAAGTACTCTTCGGTCGAGACCTTGCCTTCGTTGACTTCCTGCGTCCACTTCTCGAGCGGGATCTTGATGCCGAATTCCTTGTCGATCGCGAAAACGATATCCAGGAAGTCCAGGCTGTCGATGCCGAGGTCGTCGATCGTGTGGCTATCCGGGGTGATGGTGTCACGGTCGATTTCGCTGGTTTCAGCGATAATGTCGGCAACTTTGTCAAATGTAGCAGTCACTGCCCATACCTCTTGAAATAATAATTCAATCCCCCTCATAGGGAAATCCATTCCAAAAGCCAATGGTTTCCACCAGAAACCCCGGCAATTTGGCAAGCCACTGTTGCGCAAACAGCAAAATGACCGTTGCGTCATACCTGTGAAATCGCGCGCGACGTGGACGCGGGATATGGCAGCATTGCGGCCGAACCGCAACGACGAAGCGTGTCTATTCGCCAGAGATCATTCGCTGATCACGATGCGTGTATTGTGAAGCCCCGCGTCGGCCGCCATGGCAAAGAAGGTGGCGGCATTGCGGGTATCGAGCCGAACGCAGCCATGAGACGCTGGCCGGCCGAGGTGCCGCACCTCATAGGTGCCGTGAATGGCATAGCCGCCGTTGAAAAATACGGCGTACGGCATCGGCGCATCGTCATATTTCTTCGAGCGATGATCCCTGGACAGCCATTTCGCCGTGTAGGAGCCGATCGGCGTCACATAACCTTTGCGGGCAGTCGACACTCGCCAGCGATACTTCAGAGCTCCATCCTCGGAAACGGTCATAGTTTGCGATCGAAGATCGACCACTGCAACAACAGTTCCGGCGTGAGCCGAAACGCTGCTGAATTGCATACATAGACATGCCGTTACTGCCAAAGCGATATGCTTCATCTTGCCCCTCCGGCCGTTTGCTTCCTCTCGAAGCAATTCAGACGATGGAAGAGTCTATCGCTATGCCAATTATACCAAATTAATACATATAGTGAGCGATTGCTTAATTTAGGGACGCTCACAAGAGCAGCAGGAAGCCAAGGAAAGCGAGAAGCGTCAGCATCGAGCACGCGGAATAAAAGATGGAAATACCCGCTTCGACGTCACTCACGGTCGCCGTATCCCGGCCGGCGCCGTTGATCATTGGCTCGCGCACGAGTTCGCCGCCATAGATTCGCGGTCCGGCAAGCTGGATGTCGAGGGCACCGGCCATTGCCGCCTCTGGCCTGCCTGAGTTGGGCGAGCGATGCAGCCCGCCGTCGCGGACGGCGATGCGGATCGCATTTCCAAGCGCGGAGATTCCCCGCTTGGCCAAGGCTCCAGCGGCAATCAGCAGAATGGAGAGCCGTGCAGCCGGCCAGTTGGCGATATCGTCCAGCCGCGCAGCGGCGCGGCCGAAATCGACATAGGTCTCGGACTTGTGGCCGATCATCGAATCGGCGGTGTTGAGCATCTTGTAGAAAAACAGGCCCGGCAGGCCGAAAACGCCGTACCAAAGGGCCGGCGCGACGACGCCGTCGGAGAAGTTCTCGGCGAGGCTTTCGATGGCCGCACGGCAAATCCCAGGCTCGTCCAGTGTCTCGGGGTCGCGGCCGACGATGCGCGACACGGCAAGGCGGCCGCCTTCCAGACCATCGGAGCGCAACGCCCGCGACACCTCACCGACATGATCGGCAAGGCTCTTCTGCGCCATGAAAACCGCCACCAACCCCGCCTCTACCAATATGCCGAGCCAGCCGAAAAAGGCGAGAAATCCATGAATAGCCCAGCCTGCGATGGCAGCGCCCATCAGCAGCGCGACGATCGACATCAGCCCATTACGGCGGCGAAGAACGCCCGGCAGATGCTTTGCATTGAACCGTTGATCGAAAGCCGAAATCGCCTTGCCGAACAGTACGACGGGATGCGGAAAGCGCTGCCAAAGCCAGTCGGGATCGCCGACGAAGCGGTCAAGCAGCAAGGCAAGGACCAGAATGAGCAAATGTTCGTCGGCGGTCATGTCGAATAATCCTCAAATACCCCGGCGAGTCTCTCATCTGCCGCCTCATCGGGAGCGAGTCCGAAGCGCAGCCAATTGCGGGCGTAATCGAACTTGCGGACGAGAATATGGTGACGGCAGAGATGCGTATATATGCCTTCGGCGCGGTCGTCTGCAACCAATGCAAACAAGGCCGTGCCTCCCGCTACATGCAGCTTCGAACGTCGCAGAACCGCTTCCAGCGCCGAATGCCGCTGGAGAATGCGGTTTCGGATGGCGTTTGTGTCGCTTTCCATCAGGGAGGCGGCAATCGAAAGGGCCGGCCCGGAAACCGCCCATGGCCCGAGCCAATCTTCGAAACGCGTCAGGATCGAGGCTTCGGCGATCACGAATCCGAGCCGAAGTCCGGCTAGGCCGAAAAATTTTCCGAACGAACGGAAGATGATGAGATTCGGAATAGATGCAGCAAAAGGCGCCATGCTTGCCGCCGGTTCGACGTCGCCGAAAGCCTCGTCGACCAGAAGAAGGCCGCCTTGCTCGCGCTGCCTGTCATGCAGCTCCCGCAATTGCTCGATGGGCAGCACCCGCCCGTCAGGATTGTTGGGATTGACAGCAACGACCAGCCTGTCATCGGTGGTGAGTTCGGCAATCGTCGAAACCTGGCGAACCTGCAGGCCGGCGAGCGTAAAAGCGCGCGCGTATTCGCCATAGGTCGGCGAGAAGATCGCAACGCTGCCGCCCGTCACGAGCTTTGGAAGCAATTGAATGACGGACTGC comes from Rhizobium tropici CIAT 899 and encodes:
- a CDS encoding acyl carrier protein, which translates into the protein MTATFDKVADIIAETSEIDRDTITPDSHTIDDLGIDSLDFLDIVFAIDKEFGIKIPLEKWTQEVNEGKVSTEEYFVLKNLCAKIDELRAAKG
- a CDS encoding L,D-transpeptidase, producing the protein MKHIALAVTACLCMQFSSVSAHAGTVVAVVDLRSQTMTVSEDGALKYRWRVSTARKGYVTPIGSYTAKWLSRDHRSKKYDDAPMPYAVFFNGGYAIHGTYEVRHLGRPASHGCVRLDTRNAATFFAMAADAGLHNTRIVISE
- the cbiB gene encoding adenosylcobinamide-phosphate synthase CbiB translates to MTADEHLLILVLALLLDRFVGDPDWLWQRFPHPVVLFGKAISAFDQRFNAKHLPGVLRRRNGLMSIVALLMGAAIAGWAIHGFLAFFGWLGILVEAGLVAVFMAQKSLADHVGEVSRALRSDGLEGGRLAVSRIVGRDPETLDEPGICRAAIESLAENFSDGVVAPALWYGVFGLPGLFFYKMLNTADSMIGHKSETYVDFGRAAARLDDIANWPAARLSILLIAAGALAKRGISALGNAIRIAVRDGGLHRSPNSGRPEAAMAGALDIQLAGPRIYGGELVREPMINGAGRDTATVSDVEAGISIFYSACSMLTLLAFLGFLLLL
- the cobD gene encoding threonine-phosphate decarboxylase CobD, whose product is MTTRIVHGGGITAAARQYGGRPEEWLDLSTGINPNPVTLPEIPVAAWHRLPDQYLQERAREAARSYYRSGDILPLPVPGTQSVIQLLPKLVTGGSVAIFSPTYGEYARAFTLAGLQVRQVSTIAELTTDDRLVVAVNPNNPDGRVLPIEQLRELHDRQREQGGLLLVDEAFGDVEPAASMAPFAASIPNLIIFRSFGKFFGLAGLRLGFVIAEASILTRFEDWLGPWAVSGPALSIAASLMESDTNAIRNRILQRHSALEAVLRRSKLHVAGGTALFALVADDRAEGIYTHLCRHHILVRKFDYARNWLRFGLAPDEAADERLAGVFEDYST